The proteins below come from a single Kitasatospora sp. NBC_00315 genomic window:
- the nuoF gene encoding NADH-quinone oxidoreductase subunit NuoF — MTSAEPAEKLLTPVLSASWADDRPWTLGTYRAHGGYDGLRAALAMPPDDVIALVKDSGLRGRGGAGFPTGMKWQFIPQNDGKPHYLVVNADESEPGTCKDIPLLFANPHALIEGMVIASYAIRCDHAFIYLRGEVVPVLRRLQAAVAEAYAEGLLGKDILGSGVDLDITVHAGAGAYICGEETALLDSLEGRRGQPRLRPPFPAIAGLYACPTVVNNVESIASVPPILARGKDWFKSMGTEKSPGFTLYSLSGHVTNPGQYEAPLGVTLRQLLDISGGVRAGHRLKFWTPGGSSTPMFTDEHLDVPLDYEGVGAAGSMLGTKALQVFDETTCVVRAVTRWTEFYAHESCGKCTPCREGTYWLVQLLRRIEAGQGSEGDLEKLLDIADNINGKSFCALGDGAASPIVSSLQHFRAEYEQHLTERRCPFDPAASTVWSDAHRTGQQPANEREVHA, encoded by the coding sequence ATGACCTCCGCCGAGCCGGCCGAAAAGCTGCTCACCCCCGTACTGTCCGCCTCCTGGGCCGACGACCGCCCCTGGACCCTCGGCACCTACCGCGCCCACGGCGGCTACGACGGCCTGCGGGCCGCCCTCGCGATGCCGCCGGACGACGTGATCGCGCTGGTCAAGGACTCCGGACTGCGCGGCCGCGGCGGCGCCGGCTTCCCGACCGGCATGAAATGGCAGTTCATCCCGCAGAACGACGGCAAGCCGCACTACCTGGTGGTCAACGCGGACGAGTCCGAGCCGGGCACCTGCAAGGACATCCCGCTGCTGTTCGCCAACCCGCACGCGCTGATCGAGGGCATGGTCATCGCCTCCTACGCGATCCGCTGCGACCACGCCTTCATCTACCTGCGCGGCGAGGTCGTCCCCGTGCTGCGCCGGCTCCAGGCGGCGGTGGCCGAGGCGTACGCGGAGGGGCTGCTCGGCAAGGACATCCTCGGCTCGGGCGTCGACCTCGACATCACCGTGCACGCCGGCGCCGGTGCGTACATCTGCGGCGAGGAGACCGCGCTCCTCGACTCGCTGGAGGGCCGGCGCGGACAGCCCCGGCTGCGACCGCCGTTCCCGGCGATCGCGGGCCTGTACGCCTGCCCGACCGTGGTCAACAACGTCGAGTCGATCGCCTCGGTACCGCCGATCCTGGCCCGCGGCAAGGACTGGTTCAAGTCGATGGGCACGGAGAAGTCCCCGGGCTTCACGCTCTACTCGCTCTCCGGCCACGTCACCAACCCCGGCCAGTACGAGGCGCCGCTCGGCGTCACGCTGCGCCAGCTGCTGGACATCAGCGGCGGCGTCCGGGCCGGGCACCGGCTGAAGTTCTGGACCCCGGGCGGCTCCTCCACCCCGATGTTCACCGACGAGCACCTCGACGTACCCCTGGACTACGAGGGCGTCGGCGCGGCCGGCTCGATGCTCGGCACCAAGGCGCTGCAGGTCTTCGACGAGACCACCTGCGTGGTGCGCGCGGTGACCCGGTGGACCGAGTTCTACGCGCACGAGTCCTGCGGCAAGTGCACCCCCTGCCGCGAAGGGACGTACTGGCTGGTCCAGTTGCTCCGCCGGATCGAGGCCGGACAGGGCTCCGAAGGCGATCTGGAGAAGCTGCTCGACATCGCCGACAACATCAACGGCAAGTCCTTCTGCGCGCTGGGCGACGGCGCGGCCAGCCCGATCGTCTCCTCGCTCCAGCACTTCCGGGCCGAGTACGAGCAGCACCTCACCGAGCGCCGCTGCCCGTTCGACCCGGCGGCCTCCACCGTCTGGTCCGACGCACACCGCACCGGCCAGCAGCCCGCCAACGAAAGGGAGGTGCACGCATGA
- a CDS encoding NADH-quinone oxidoreductase subunit C encodes MTASNGNGDNGTAPVPATRREIPVEVVGKRQGMFGAQGSGDTSGFGGLAAPIVLPPASARPYGGWFDEVADELEGALEEQGLDPAEVIDRTVVDRDELTFHVDREHLLRTARTLRDDPALRFELCLGVSGVHYPGDKGRELHAVYHLRSLTHGRLIRLEVTAPDADPRIPSVVSVYPTNDWHEREAYDFFGIVFDGHPGLTRIMMPDDWLGHPQRKDYPLGGIPVEYKGAQIPAPDQRRSYS; translated from the coding sequence ATGACGGCCAGCAACGGCAACGGCGACAACGGCACCGCCCCCGTGCCGGCCACCCGCCGGGAGATCCCGGTCGAGGTGGTCGGCAAGCGCCAGGGCATGTTCGGCGCCCAGGGCAGCGGTGACACCTCCGGATTCGGCGGCCTGGCCGCCCCGATCGTCCTGCCGCCCGCGAGCGCCCGACCGTACGGCGGCTGGTTCGACGAGGTCGCGGACGAGCTGGAGGGCGCGCTGGAGGAGCAGGGGCTCGACCCGGCCGAGGTGATCGACAGGACCGTGGTCGACCGCGACGAACTGACCTTCCACGTCGACCGCGAGCACCTGCTGCGCACCGCCCGCACGCTGCGCGACGACCCGGCGCTGCGCTTCGAGCTCTGCCTCGGGGTGAGCGGCGTGCACTACCCGGGTGACAAGGGCCGGGAGCTGCACGCGGTCTACCACCTGCGCTCGCTCACCCACGGCCGGCTGATCCGGCTGGAGGTCACCGCGCCGGACGCCGACCCGCGCATCCCGTCCGTGGTCAGCGTCTACCCGACCAACGACTGGCACGAGCGCGAGGCGTACGACTTCTTCGGCATCGTCTTCGACGGTCACCCGGGGCTGACCCGGATCATGATGCCGGACGACTGGCTGGGACACCCGCAGCGCAAGGACTACCCGCTCGGCGGCATTCCCGTCGAGTACAAGGGCGCCCAGATCCCGGCGCCCGACCAGCGGAGGTCGTACTCGTAA
- the nuoH gene encoding NADH-quinone oxidoreductase subunit NuoH yields MNHLAAYETLGFFGRDPWWLVLLKAVFVFAFLLLTVLIAIVWERKVVAWMQLRIGPNRHGPWGLLQSLADGVKLALKEDLVVTGADKAVYILAPVVCAIPAFMAFAVIPFGPAGDEVSIFGTRTPLQLTDFPVALLYILATASIGIYGIVLAGWSSGSTYPLLGGIRSAAQMVSYEIAMGLSFAAVFIYSGSMSTSEIVSSQQPTWFAVLLPVSFIVYIIAMVGETNRAPFDLPEAEGELVGGFNTEYSSLKFAMFMLAEYVNMVTVSAVASTLFLGGWRAPWPVSTFWEGANHGWWPMLWIILKIQLLLFFFIWLRGTLPRLRYDQFMKLGWKVLIPVSLVWLVMVASVRALRNEGYGFGEVVLYVGAPIGALLLLALLRDVLRRRPDGDGEAEAAGPGGAFDPMAGGYPVPPLPGQELPPVPRRRSRAPQLQDALNGADHSEGS; encoded by the coding sequence ATGAACCACCTCGCCGCATACGAGACCCTGGGCTTCTTCGGCCGCGACCCCTGGTGGCTGGTCCTGCTCAAGGCCGTCTTCGTCTTCGCCTTCCTCCTCCTGACGGTGCTGATCGCGATCGTCTGGGAACGCAAGGTGGTGGCCTGGATGCAGCTGCGCATCGGCCCGAACCGGCACGGTCCCTGGGGACTGCTGCAGTCCCTCGCGGACGGCGTCAAGCTGGCCCTCAAGGAGGACCTGGTCGTCACCGGGGCCGACAAGGCGGTCTACATCCTGGCGCCGGTGGTCTGCGCCATCCCGGCGTTCATGGCCTTCGCGGTGATCCCGTTCGGTCCGGCGGGCGACGAGGTGTCCATCTTCGGCACCCGAACCCCGCTGCAGCTGACCGACTTCCCGGTGGCGTTGCTCTACATCCTGGCCACCGCGTCGATCGGGATCTACGGCATCGTGCTGGCCGGCTGGTCCTCCGGCTCGACCTACCCGCTGCTCGGCGGGATCCGCTCGGCCGCGCAGATGGTCAGCTACGAGATCGCGATGGGCCTGTCGTTCGCGGCGGTGTTCATCTACTCGGGCTCGATGTCGACCTCGGAGATCGTCTCCTCCCAGCAGCCGACCTGGTTCGCGGTGCTGCTGCCGGTCTCGTTCATCGTCTACATCATCGCGATGGTCGGCGAGACCAACCGTGCGCCGTTCGACCTCCCGGAGGCGGAGGGCGAGCTGGTCGGCGGCTTCAACACCGAGTACAGCTCGCTGAAGTTCGCGATGTTCATGCTCGCCGAGTACGTCAACATGGTCACCGTCTCCGCGGTCGCCTCGACGCTCTTCCTCGGCGGCTGGCGGGCCCCCTGGCCGGTCTCCACCTTCTGGGAGGGCGCCAACCACGGCTGGTGGCCGATGCTGTGGATCATCCTGAAGATCCAGCTGCTGCTGTTCTTCTTCATCTGGCTCCGCGGCACGCTCCCCCGGCTGCGCTACGACCAGTTCATGAAGCTGGGCTGGAAGGTCCTGATCCCGGTCTCGCTGGTCTGGCTGGTGATGGTCGCCAGTGTCCGGGCGCTGCGCAACGAGGGCTACGGCTTCGGTGAGGTGGTGCTGTACGTCGGCGCCCCGATCGGCGCGCTGCTGCTGCTCGCGCTGCTGCGGGACGTGCTGCGCCGCAGGCCCGACGGCGACGGCGAGGCCGAGGCGGCGGGCCCCGGGGGTGCCTTCGACCCGATGGCCGGCGGCTACCCCGTACCGCCGTTGCCCGGCCAGGAGCTGCCGCCCGTCCCGCGCCGGCGCAGCCGGGCCCCGCAACTGCAGGACGCGCTCAACGGCGCCGACCATTCCGAAGGGAGCTGA
- a CDS encoding DMT family transporter, whose product MVAVVWGSSFFAVNRIADSHTVLAMLVLRFGLVLPVLGFAARRALRGLGWREWAGGAALGLILGAVFLLETYGSVSTSVTNAGLIISLTMVITPLAESAITRTRLPRAFALAAVLSVLGVALLTGERGFQALNLGDLLVFGAAVARTVNVLAMSRTRAIRRTDPLALTWIQLAGATVVFAIGAACTGSSPWALARSFGPVQWALLLHLALLCTLFAFFVQLWAVRATSPSRVSLLLGTEPVWAAVFGIGIAGERPGLLGLFGVLLILAGTEWGRRSTAPAAAAAAAVAAASAGPPEVRPVAAGAATGT is encoded by the coding sequence ATGGTCGCCGTGGTCTGGGGGTCCAGCTTCTTCGCCGTCAACCGGATCGCCGACTCCCACACCGTGCTGGCGATGCTGGTGCTCCGGTTCGGGCTGGTGCTGCCCGTCCTCGGGTTCGCGGCCCGGCGGGCGCTGCGCGGGCTCGGGTGGCGGGAGTGGGCCGGCGGGGCGGCGCTGGGGCTGATCCTCGGCGCCGTCTTCCTGCTGGAGACGTACGGCTCCGTGTCCACCTCGGTCACCAACGCCGGGCTGATCATCAGCCTCACCATGGTGATCACCCCGCTCGCGGAGAGCGCGATCACCCGCACCCGGCTGCCGCGTGCCTTCGCACTGGCCGCCGTGCTCTCGGTGCTCGGCGTCGCGCTGCTCACCGGGGAGCGCGGCTTCCAGGCGCTCAACCTGGGTGACCTGCTGGTGTTCGGGGCCGCGGTGGCGCGGACCGTCAACGTGCTCGCGATGTCGCGGACCAGGGCCATCCGCCGGACCGACCCGCTCGCTCTCACCTGGATCCAACTCGCCGGTGCCACCGTGGTGTTCGCCATCGGCGCGGCCTGCACCGGATCCTCGCCGTGGGCGCTGGCACGGTCGTTCGGGCCGGTCCAGTGGGCCCTGCTGCTGCACCTGGCGCTGCTCTGCACGCTGTTCGCCTTCTTCGTGCAGCTGTGGGCGGTCCGCGCGACCTCGCCCTCGCGGGTCAGCCTGCTGCTCGGCACCGAGCCGGTCTGGGCTGCCGTCTTCGGGATCGGCATCGCGGGTGAACGCCCGGGCCTGCTCGGCCTGTTCGGGGTGCTGCTGATCCTCGCCGGCACCGAGTGGGGCCGGCGCTCGACCGCCCCGGCGGCGGCAGCGGCGGCAGCGGTGGCAGCGGCGTCCGCCGGCCCGCCGGAGGTCCGGCCCGTCGCGGCGGGCGCGGCCACCGGTACCTGA
- a CDS encoding NADH-quinone oxidoreductase subunit B family protein, with amino-acid sequence MGIEEKLPSGFLLTSVETAAGWVRKSSLFPATFGLACCAIEMMTTGAGRYDLARFGMEVFRGSPRQADLMIVAGRVSQKMAPVLRQVYDQMANPKWVISMGVCASSGGMFNNYAIVQGVDHIVPVDIYLPGCPPRPEMLMDAILKLHDKIQHEPLGVNKRRAEELGEALALQATPVSEMRGLLR; translated from the coding sequence ATGGGTATCGAGGAGAAGCTGCCGAGCGGCTTTCTGCTCACCAGCGTGGAGACCGCCGCGGGGTGGGTGCGCAAGTCGTCGCTCTTCCCGGCCACCTTCGGGCTCGCCTGCTGCGCGATCGAGATGATGACGACCGGCGCCGGCCGCTACGACCTGGCCCGGTTCGGCATGGAGGTCTTCCGGGGCTCACCCCGGCAGGCCGATCTGATGATCGTGGCGGGGCGGGTGAGCCAGAAGATGGCACCGGTGCTGCGCCAGGTGTACGACCAGATGGCCAACCCCAAGTGGGTCATCTCGATGGGCGTCTGCGCCTCGTCGGGCGGCATGTTCAACAACTACGCGATCGTGCAGGGCGTGGACCACATCGTCCCGGTGGACATCTACCTGCCGGGCTGTCCGCCCCGCCCGGAGATGCTGATGGACGCGATCCTGAAGCTGCACGACAAGATCCAGCACGAGCCGCTGGGCGTGAACAAGCGCCGCGCGGAGGAGCTGGGTGAAGCCCTCGCCCTGCAGGCCACCCCGGTCAGCGAGATGCGGGGGCTGCTGCGATGA
- a CDS encoding GNAT family N-acetyltransferase, with protein MSTFWNGRHVRLRGVEPEDWQTFKRFDEHTEHQRSVDALRPPRSAEGYRVWSAERAKAEPAGDCFMLGIEELRSGRLVGALSTADADPRTGRFHYGIGIGAEHHRKGYAADAVVLLLRYMFGERRYHKCEAGVYGYNEASLALHRRLGFVEEGRLRDHEFFAGRHHDLVVMGMTAQEFAQRHPFEEL; from the coding sequence ATGAGCACCTTCTGGAACGGCCGGCACGTGCGCCTGCGCGGAGTCGAGCCCGAGGACTGGCAGACCTTCAAACGTTTCGACGAGCACACCGAGCACCAGCGCTCGGTGGACGCCCTCCGCCCGCCGCGCTCGGCCGAGGGCTACCGGGTCTGGTCGGCCGAGCGGGCGAAGGCCGAGCCCGCCGGCGACTGCTTCATGCTGGGGATAGAGGAGCTGAGGAGCGGGCGGCTGGTCGGCGCGCTCTCCACCGCCGACGCCGACCCGCGGACCGGACGGTTCCACTACGGGATCGGCATCGGGGCCGAACACCACCGCAAGGGCTACGCGGCCGACGCCGTCGTCCTGCTGCTGCGGTACATGTTCGGCGAGCGCAGGTATCACAAGTGCGAGGCGGGGGTCTACGGCTACAACGAGGCCTCGCTCGCGCTGCACCGCCGGCTCGGTTTCGTCGAGGAGGGGCGCCTGCGGGACCACGAGTTCTTCGCCGGCCGCCACCATGACCTCGTGGTGATGGGCATGACGGCCCAGGAGTTCGCCCAGCGGCACCCCTTCGAGGAGCTCTGA
- a CDS encoding NADH-quinone oxidoreductase subunit D encodes MTTHHEAGARETTEGRVFTVTGGDWGEVVDAVGRADDERIIVNMGPQHPSTHGVLRLILEIDGETVKEARCGIGYLHTGIEKNMEFRNWVQGTTFVTRMDYLTPLFNETAYCLAVEKLLGITEQIPDRASVIRVLMMELNRISSHLVCLATGGMEIGSTTLMIYGFRDREVILDVFELVTGLRMNHAYVRPGGLAQDLPPGAVDQVREAVKLLRSRMHEYDKLATGNPVFKARLVDVGFLDLAGCLALGATGPILRATGLPNDLRKSDPYCGYENYDFEVAIADTADSYGRFLIRLEEMRQSLRIVEQCLDRLKPGPVMVADKKIAWPAQLAIGPDGMGNSLDHIRKIMGTSMEALIHHFKLVTEGFRVPVGQAYAAVESPKGELGVHVVSDGGTRPYRVHFRDPSFTNLQTMAAMCEGGQVADVIVAVAGIDPVMGGVDR; translated from the coding sequence ATGACCACTCACCACGAAGCAGGTGCGCGCGAGACCACCGAGGGCCGGGTCTTCACCGTCACGGGTGGCGACTGGGGCGAGGTGGTGGACGCCGTCGGCCGGGCCGACGACGAACGCATCATCGTCAACATGGGTCCCCAGCACCCGTCCACCCACGGCGTGCTGCGGCTGATCCTGGAGATCGACGGCGAGACGGTGAAGGAGGCCCGCTGCGGCATCGGCTACCTCCATACCGGCATCGAGAAGAACATGGAGTTCCGCAACTGGGTCCAGGGCACCACCTTCGTGACCCGGATGGACTACCTGACCCCGCTGTTCAACGAGACCGCCTACTGCCTGGCGGTCGAGAAGCTGCTCGGCATCACCGAGCAGATCCCGGACCGGGCCAGCGTCATCCGGGTGCTGATGATGGAGCTCAACCGGATCTCCTCGCACCTGGTGTGCCTCGCCACCGGCGGCATGGAGATCGGCTCCACCACCCTGATGATCTACGGGTTCCGGGACCGCGAGGTCATCCTGGACGTCTTCGAACTGGTCACCGGCCTGCGGATGAACCACGCGTACGTGCGCCCCGGCGGCCTCGCCCAGGACCTGCCGCCCGGCGCCGTCGACCAGGTCCGCGAGGCGGTCAAACTGCTCCGCTCGCGGATGCACGAGTACGACAAGCTCGCCACCGGCAACCCGGTGTTCAAGGCCCGGCTGGTCGACGTCGGCTTCCTGGACCTGGCCGGCTGCCTGGCGCTCGGCGCCACCGGTCCGATCCTGCGGGCCACCGGCCTGCCGAACGACCTGCGCAAGTCCGATCCGTACTGCGGCTACGAGAACTACGACTTCGAGGTCGCGATCGCCGACACCGCCGACTCCTACGGCCGGTTCCTGATCCGGCTGGAGGAGATGCGCCAGTCGCTGCGGATCGTCGAGCAGTGCCTGGACCGGCTCAAGCCCGGCCCGGTGATGGTCGCCGACAAGAAGATCGCCTGGCCGGCCCAACTGGCCATCGGCCCGGACGGGATGGGCAACTCGCTCGATCACATCCGGAAGATCATGGGCACCTCGATGGAGGCCCTGATCCACCACTTCAAGCTGGTCACCGAGGGCTTCAGGGTCCCGGTGGGGCAGGCGTACGCGGCGGTCGAGTCGCCCAAGGGCGAGCTCGGGGTGCACGTGGTCAGCGACGGCGGCACGCGGCCCTACCGCGTCCACTTCCGCGACCCCTCGTTCACCAACCTGCAGACGATGGCGGCGATGTGCGAGGGCGGCCAGGTCGCCGACGTGATCGTCGCGGTGGCCGGGATCGACCCGGTGATGGGAGGCGTGGACCGTTGA
- a CDS encoding NADH-quinone oxidoreductase subunit G gives MTLTEPSASQTAVELVTLTIDGVEVQVPKGTLVIRAAEQIGTQIPRFCDHPLLAPAGACRQCIVEVEGQRKPVASCTIPVAEGMVVRTQVSSPVAEKAQRGVMELLLINHPLDCPVCDKGGECPLQNQAMSTGGADSRFEGMKRTYEKPVPISTQVLLDRERCVLCARCTRFSQEIAGDPFIDLVERGALQQVGTGEGDDFRSYYSGNTIQICPVGALTSAAYRFRSRPFDLVSSPSVCEHCSSGCAQRTDHRRGKVLRRLAGDDPQVNEEWNCDKGRFAFRYAQQRDRLTTPLIRQDGELVPASWPEALAAAAAGLAGARTAVLAGGRVTVEDAYGYAKFARVVLGTNDVDFRARPHSAEEADYLAAAVAGHGVDLDGEGVSYERLEAAPAALLVGFEPEEESPIVFLRLRKANRAKGLKVFSVADHASRGLGKLHGALLPAAPGTEAEWLSALAADEALGDDAGRAALLLREPGAVILVGERLAAVPGALTAVLRLAHATGARPAWIPRRAGERGAVEAGALPGLLPGGRPVSVAAARIETAAHWGVADLPSRPGRDTDRILAAAAEGELDALLVGGVDPGDLADPALAEKALARVPFVVSLELRPSVVTAHADVVLPVAAVAEKAGTFLDWEGRVRLFEAALKPDQQMGRHLYPDVRVLTMLADALGHRLGLPDVRAARLELDLFTPWEGERPAAPAVRPAPLPRPSAGEAVLAGWRQLLDNGSLQEGDGPLAGTRHPAVARISPATAQEIGATTALRLTGPAGALELPLEITAEIPDRTVWIPLNSTPGGAHRTLGTTVGHLVAIAPADADAVRTPAAAEPEEAR, from the coding sequence ATGACCCTGACCGAGCCTTCCGCCTCCCAGACCGCGGTGGAACTGGTCACGCTCACCATCGACGGCGTCGAGGTCCAGGTCCCCAAGGGGACGCTGGTGATCCGCGCCGCCGAGCAGATCGGCACCCAGATCCCGCGCTTCTGCGACCACCCGCTGCTCGCTCCGGCCGGTGCCTGCCGACAGTGCATCGTGGAGGTCGAGGGGCAGCGCAAGCCGGTCGCCTCCTGCACCATCCCGGTCGCCGAGGGCATGGTGGTCCGCACCCAGGTCAGCTCGCCGGTCGCCGAGAAGGCGCAGCGCGGCGTGATGGAGCTGCTGCTGATCAACCACCCGCTGGACTGCCCGGTCTGCGACAAGGGCGGCGAGTGCCCGCTGCAGAACCAGGCGATGTCCACCGGCGGCGCCGACTCCCGCTTCGAGGGCATGAAGCGCACGTACGAGAAGCCGGTGCCGATCAGCACCCAGGTGCTGCTGGACCGCGAGCGCTGCGTGCTGTGCGCCCGCTGCACCCGGTTCTCGCAGGAGATCGCCGGGGACCCGTTCATCGACCTGGTCGAGCGCGGCGCACTCCAGCAGGTCGGCACCGGGGAGGGCGACGACTTCCGCTCGTACTACTCCGGCAACACCATCCAGATCTGTCCGGTCGGCGCGCTCACCTCGGCCGCCTACCGCTTCCGCTCGCGGCCGTTCGACCTGGTCTCCTCGCCCAGCGTCTGCGAGCACTGCTCCTCGGGCTGCGCGCAGCGCACCGACCACCGGCGCGGCAAGGTGCTGCGGCGCCTCGCCGGCGACGATCCGCAGGTCAACGAGGAGTGGAACTGCGACAAGGGCCGCTTCGCGTTCCGCTACGCGCAGCAGCGCGACCGCCTCACCACCCCGCTGATCCGGCAGGACGGCGAGCTCGTCCCGGCCTCCTGGCCGGAGGCGCTGGCGGCCGCGGCCGCCGGACTGGCCGGGGCGCGGACGGCCGTGCTGGCCGGCGGCCGGGTCACCGTCGAGGACGCCTACGGCTACGCCAAGTTCGCCCGGGTGGTGCTCGGCACCAACGACGTGGACTTCCGGGCGCGCCCGCACAGCGCCGAGGAGGCGGACTACCTGGCCGCCGCCGTCGCCGGGCACGGCGTGGACCTCGACGGCGAGGGCGTCTCGTACGAGCGGCTGGAGGCCGCACCGGCCGCCCTGCTCGTGGGCTTCGAGCCCGAGGAGGAGTCGCCGATCGTCTTCCTGCGGCTGCGCAAGGCCAACCGGGCGAAGGGCCTCAAGGTCTTCTCGGTCGCCGACCACGCCTCCCGCGGGCTGGGCAAGCTGCACGGCGCGCTGCTGCCCGCCGCCCCCGGCACCGAGGCCGAGTGGCTGTCGGCGTTGGCCGCCGACGAGGCGCTCGGCGACGACGCCGGCCGTGCGGCCCTGCTGCTGCGCGAGCCCGGCGCGGTGATCCTGGTCGGCGAGCGGCTCGCCGCCGTACCGGGCGCGCTGACCGCGGTGCTGCGGCTGGCCCACGCCACCGGCGCCCGGCCGGCGTGGATCCCGCGTCGCGCGGGTGAGCGCGGCGCGGTCGAGGCGGGCGCCCTGCCCGGCCTGCTGCCCGGTGGCCGCCCGGTCTCCGTGGCGGCCGCCCGGATCGAGACCGCCGCCCATTGGGGCGTCGCCGACCTGCCCTCGCGGCCGGGCCGCGACACCGACCGGATCCTCGCGGCCGCCGCCGAGGGCGAGCTGGACGCGCTGCTGGTCGGCGGAGTCGACCCCGGCGATCTGGCCGATCCCGCGCTCGCCGAGAAGGCGCTGGCCCGGGTGCCGTTCGTGGTCTCGCTGGAGCTGCGGCCCTCGGTGGTCACCGCCCACGCCGACGTCGTCCTGCCGGTCGCCGCGGTCGCCGAGAAGGCCGGCACCTTCCTCGACTGGGAGGGCCGGGTCCGGCTCTTCGAGGCCGCCCTCAAGCCGGACCAGCAGATGGGCCGCCACCTGTACCCGGACGTCCGGGTGCTGACCATGCTCGCCGACGCGCTGGGCCACCGCCTGGGCCTGCCCGACGTCCGGGCCGCCCGGCTGGAGCTGGACCTCTTCACCCCCTGGGAGGGCGAGCGCCCGGCCGCCCCGGCCGTCCGTCCGGCCCCGCTGCCCCGGCCGTCCGCCGGCGAGGCGGTGCTGGCGGGCTGGCGCCAACTGCTGGACAACGGCTCGCTCCAGGAGGGCGACGGCCCGCTCGCGGGCACCCGGCACCCGGCCGTCGCCCGGATCTCCCCGGCCACCGCCCAGGAGATCGGTGCCACCACCGCGCTGCGGCTGACCGGCCCGGCCGGTGCACTGGAGCTGCCGCTGGAGATCACCGCCGAGATCCCCGACCGGACGGTCTGGATCCCGCTCAACTCCACCCCCGGCGGGGCCCATCGCACCCTGGGCACCACGGTCGGCCACCTGGTCGCCATCGCCCCGGCCGATGCCGACGCCGTCCGGACCCCCGCCGCAGCCGAGCCGGAGGAGGCCCGATGA
- the nuoE gene encoding NADH-quinone oxidoreductase subunit NuoE, protein MSNVELGLPALPAEPYPADVHARLAEDAKELIGRYPVARSALLPLLHLVQAEEGCVTRTGIRFCAEQLDLTTAEVTAVATFYTMYRRKPAGTYHVGVCTNTLCAVLGGDQIFEELQQHLGIGNNETTADGDVSIEHIECNAACDYAPVVMVNWEFFDNQTPESARQLVDDLRAGAEVRPTRGAKLCSFKESSRILAGFPDERSGAVDESGAGGAPSLAGLRLSKGEALPGTAGTKVVSPRHEGTEA, encoded by the coding sequence TTGAGCAACGTCGAACTGGGCCTGCCGGCACTGCCGGCCGAGCCGTACCCCGCGGACGTCCACGCCAGACTGGCCGAGGACGCGAAGGAGCTGATCGGCCGCTACCCCGTGGCCCGCTCGGCCCTGCTGCCGCTGCTGCACCTGGTGCAGGCCGAGGAGGGCTGCGTCACGCGGACCGGGATCCGGTTCTGCGCCGAGCAGTTGGATCTGACCACCGCCGAGGTCACCGCCGTCGCCACCTTCTACACCATGTACCGCCGCAAGCCGGCCGGGACGTACCACGTGGGCGTCTGCACCAACACGCTCTGCGCCGTGCTCGGCGGCGACCAGATCTTCGAGGAGCTCCAGCAGCACCTGGGGATCGGGAACAACGAGACCACCGCCGACGGCGACGTCTCGATCGAGCACATCGAGTGCAACGCGGCCTGCGACTACGCGCCCGTGGTGATGGTCAACTGGGAGTTCTTCGACAACCAGACCCCCGAGAGCGCCCGGCAGCTGGTCGACGACCTGCGCGCGGGAGCCGAGGTGCGACCCACCCGTGGCGCCAAACTCTGCTCCTTCAAGGAGAGTTCGCGGATCCTGGCCGGGTTCCCCGACGAGCGCTCCGGCGCCGTGGACGAATCCGGCGCGGGCGGCGCGCCCTCGCTCGCCGGCCTGCGGCTGTCCAAGGGCGAGGCACTTCCCGGCACGGCGGGGACGAAGGTCGTCTCGCCCCGGCACGAAGGGACGGAAGCGTGA
- a CDS encoding NADH-quinone oxidoreductase subunit A: MNAYAPILVLGAIAAAFAVGSVVMASLTGPKRYNRAKLEAYECGIEPTPQPVGGGRFPIKYYLTAMLFIVFDIEIVFLYPWAVSFDALGIFGLVEMLLFIATVFVAYAYVWRRGGLEWD; this comes from the coding sequence ATGAATGCCTACGCGCCGATCCTCGTACTCGGTGCCATCGCGGCGGCGTTCGCGGTCGGCTCCGTCGTGATGGCCTCACTGACCGGCCCGAAGCGCTACAACCGGGCCAAGCTGGAGGCGTACGAGTGCGGCATCGAACCGACCCCGCAGCCCGTGGGCGGCGGCCGGTTCCCGATCAAGTACTACCTGACGGCGATGCTCTTCATCGTCTTCGACATCGAGATCGTCTTCCTCTACCCCTGGGCGGTCAGCTTCGACGCCCTGGGGATCTTCGGGTTGGTCGAGATGCTCCTGTTCATCGCCACCGTCTTCGTCGCGTACGCCTACGTATGGCGCCGCGGCGGTCTGGAGTGGGACTGA